Proteins co-encoded in one Brassica rapa cultivar Chiifu-401-42 chromosome A02, CAAS_Brap_v3.01, whole genome shotgun sequence genomic window:
- the LOC103855352 gene encoding uncharacterized protein LOC103855352, which produces MADIVKQILAKPIQLSDQVVKAADEASSFKQECAEVKAKTEKLAGLLRQAARASSDLYERPTRRIIDDTEQMLDKAFSLVLKCRGNGIMKRVFTIIPAAAFRKMSAQLENSISDVSWLLRVSAPAEDRGDAGYLGLPPIAANEPILCLIWEQIALLHTGSLEDRSDAAASLVSLARDNDRYTKLIIEEGGVGPLLKLLKEGKPEGQENAARALGLLGRDPESVEHMIHGGACSVFGKVLKEGPMKVQAVVAWATSELVSNHPKCQDMFAQHNAIRLLVGHLAFETVQEHSKYAIVNNKATSIHHALVLAKENPLSKAVDDDHTSIPHPTGKQMPNQMHSVVVNSMANPPKKSTTLHSKAAGAVVKPPCNLHQHQNSTSKTRELEDSATKSQMKAMAARALWKLAKGNSTICKSITESRALLCFAVLIDKGNEEVRYNSAMALMEITAVAEQDADLRRSAFKPNSPACKAVVDQVLKIIEIADSELLIPCMRTIGNLARTFRATESRMIGPLVKLLDEREPEVTGEAAVALTKFACTENYLHKDHSRSIIEAGGGKHLVQLAYFGESGVQIPALELLCYIALNVPDSEQLAKDEVLAVLEWASKQSWVTQLESLEALLQEAKGRLDLYQSKGSRGFNFN; this is translated from the coding sequence ATGGCGGATATCGTGAAGCAAATCTTAGCGAAGCCGATCCAACTGTCAGACCAGGTGGTGAAAGCGGCGGATGAGGCAAGCTCGTTCAAGCAGGAGTGCGCGGAAGTGAAGGCGAAGACGGAGAAGCTTGCTGGTCTTCTCCGGCAGGCAGCGCGCGCAAGTTCGGATCTGTACGAGCGGCCGACGCGGCGTATAATCGACGACACGGAGCAGATGCTGGACAAGGCATTCTCCCTGGTGCTCAAGTGCCGAGGGAACGGGATCATGAAGCGCGTCTTCACCATCATCCCCGCCGCCGCCTTCCGCAAGATGTCTGCTCAGTTGGAGAACTCCATCAGTGACGTTTCCTGGCTCCTCCGCGTCTCCGCTCCCGCTGAGGATCGCGGCGACGCTGGTTACCTCGGCCTTCCTCCCATCGCCGCCAACGAGCCCATCCTCTGCCTCATCTGGGAGCAGATTGCTCTTCTCCACACCGGATCCCTCGAAGACCGCTCCGATGCTGCCGCTTCCCTCGTTTCTCTTGCCCGCGACAACGATCGCTACACCAAGCTTATCATCGAGGAAGGAGGCGTTGGCCCTCTCCTTAAGCTCCTCAAGGAAGGCAAGCCCGAGGGCCAAGAGAACGCTGCTCGTGCTTTAGGCTTGCTCGGTCGTGACCCCGAGAGCGTCGAGCATATGATCCACGGCGGCGCCTGCTCCGTCTTCGGAAAAGTCCTCAAGGAAGGCCCCATGAAGGTCCAGGCCGTCGTCGCCTGGGCCACCTCCGAGCTCGTCTCCAATCACCCCAAGTGCCAAGACATGTTCGCTCAGCACAACGCCATTCGCCTTCTCGTTGGTCACTTGGCCTTCGAAACCGTCCAAGAGCACAGCAAGTACGCCATTGTCAACAACAAGGCTACTTCCATTCACCACGCTCTCGTTCTCGCCAAGGAGAACCCTCTTTCCAAGGCTGTCGACGACGATCACACCTCTATTCCCCATCCCACTGGGAAGCAAATGCCCAATCAGATGCACAGTGTCGTCGTCAACTCCATGGCCAACCCTCCCAAGAAGTCCACCACGCTCCACAGTAAAGCTGCTGGTGCTGTTGTTAAGCCCCCTTGCAATCTACACCAACACCAGAATTCCACTTCCAAGACCCGAGAGCTGGAAGACTCTGCCACCAAGTCTCAGATGAAGGCCATGGCCGCTAGGGCGCTCTGGAAGCTGGCCAAAGGCAACTCCACCATCTGCAAAAGCATCACCGAGTCTAGAGCTCTCCTTTGCTTCGCTGTTCTCATTGACAAGGGCAATGAAGAGGTCAGATACAACTCAGCTATGGCCTTGATGGAGATCACGGCTGTTGCAGAGCAGGACGCCGACCTCAGACGCTCCGCATTCAAGCCTAATTCCCCTGCCTGCAAGGCTGTGGTTGATCAGGTGCTCAAAATCATTGAGATTGCGGATTCTGAGCTACTCATCCCGTGCATGAGAACCATAGGGAACCTTGCAAGAACTTTCAGAGCAACAGAGTCAAGGATGATTGGGCCTTTGGTGAAGCTCCTGGATGAAAGAGAGCCTGAAGTGACAGGGGAAGCAGCGGTTGCCCTCACAAAATTCGCCTGCACTGAGAATTACTTGCACAAAGATCACTCGAGGAGTATTATAGAAGCTGGAGGAGGGAAACATCTGGTTCAGTTGGCCTACTTTGGAGAGAGTGGGGTTCAGATTCCGGCATTAGAGCTCCTATGTTACATAGCACTTAATGTACCGGACAGTGAGCAGCTGGCGAAGGACGAGGTTCTGGCAGTGTTGGAGTGGGCTTCGAAACAGTCTTGGGTGACACAGCTGGAGAGCTTAGAAGCTCTGTTGCAGGAGGCTAAGGGGAGACTGGACCTGTACCAGTCAAAAGGATCAAGGGGTTTCAATTTCAATTGA
- the LOC103855353 gene encoding ribosomal RNA small subunit methyltransferase F isoform X1 — protein MSKQLELPESFVRFLEANDIDPSIYNEGDSLPRYVRLKPGFEDVVQEIESEINCKMEQLNWLPGFYSIPPHVHIARSKAYQQGKMYGIDAASGAAVSALGISPGDHVLDLCAAPGAKLCMMLDLLGDKGTATGVDVARHRLSACRTMLQKYGLGERSRLFLADGTTFSLPPTTNLPCGSCDEETFKQWTSRRPYKERKQVAKTRNNFVLPLHAHPEIVFYGHNSGVIGLPKKELFRPLDQNDCANRGYDKVLVDAECTHDGSIKHIQKFEQWGWTTLERRVLDAERTDTNLTALQLNLLRNGFRLLKQGGILVYSTCSLTHAQNEDVVDQFLAESSSAELQEIEMAKEWPCRSGRTPKTVRFDPSTSATSGLFVAKIKKMAPEKNVL, from the exons ATGTCGAAGCAGCTGGAGTTGCCGGAGAGTTTCGTTAGGTTTTTAGAGGCGAATGACATTGATCCTTCAATCTATAATGAAGGAGATTCACTTCCACGCTACGTAAG GTTGAAACCTGGGTTCGAGGATGTTGTCCAAGAGATTGAATCTGAAATTAACTGCAAGATGGAGCAGCTGAATTGGCTGCCTGGATTTTACTCAATTCCTCCACATGTTCATATAGCGAGGTCCAAGGCGTATCAGCAAGGcaag ATGTACGGAATAGACGCAGCTTCGGGTGCTGCTGTTTCAGCTCTTGGTATCTCCCCAGGAGACCATGTCTTGGATCTTTGTGCTGCTCCTG GTGCTAAACTGTGTATGATGCTAGACCTACTGGGTGACAAGGGCACTGCAACAGGTGTCGATGTTGCAAGGCATCGCCTCTCTGCCTGCAGAACAATGCTTCAGAAATATGGTCTCGGTGAAAGGAGTCGTCTTTTCCTTGCTGATGGAACTACTTTCTCACTTCCACCCACCACAAACCTACCTT GTGGGTCATGTGATGAAGAAACATTCAAGCAGTGGACTTCTCGTAGACCTTACAAAGAAAGGAAACAAGTAGCCAAGACCAGGAATAACTTTGTTTTGCCGCTTCATGCTCACCCGGAAATTGTTTTCTACGGACACAACTCCGGAGTAATTGGGCTACCAAAGAAGGAGCTTTTTAGACCCCTTGACCAAAATGATTGCGCAAATCGTGGGTATGACAAG GTTCTTGTAGACGCAGAGTGCACACATGACGGTTCAATCAAGCATATCCAGAAATTTGAACAATGGGGTTGGACAACCTTGGAACGCCGTGTACTTGATGCTGAGAGAACCGATACAAACTTGACTGCTCTTCAG TTAAATCTACTGAGAAATGGATTCAGATTGTTGAAACAAGGTGGCATTCTTGTATACAGCACCTGCAG TTTGACGCATGCCCAAAACGAAGATGTGGTGGATCAGTTCCTTGCTGAAAGCTCCTCTGCAG AGCTGCAGGAGATTGAAATGGCCAAGGAATGGCCGTGTAGAAGTGGACGCACTCCAAAAACAGTGCGTTTCGACCCTTCCACCTCAGCAACCAGCGGCCTCTTTGTTGCCAAAATCAAGAAAATGGCACCAGAGAAGAATGTGTTATGA
- the LOC103855355 gene encoding thiosulfate sulfurtransferase 18 isoform X2, whose translation MFPDSSKREEVVTVDVSQAKILLQSDHQYLDVRTEEEFRRGHCFVPKILNVPYMLNSPQGRVKNQDFLDQVSSLLNPTYDILVGCQSGARSLNATTELVAAGFKKVRNVGGGYLAWVDHNFPIIKEQQQSAN comes from the exons ATGTTTCCTGACAGCTCAAAGCGGGAAGAAGTTGTTACTGTTGATGTGAGCCAAGCCAAGATTCTCCTCCAGTCCGACCATCAATATCTTGATGTTAG GACTGAGGAAGAGTTTCGGAGAGGCCATTGTTTTGTTCCTAAGATCCTCAACGTTCCCTACATGCTCAACTCGCCTCAAG GAAGAGTGAAGAATCAAGACTTCTTGGATCAAGTGTCTTCTCTTCTCAACCCAACATATGATATCCTTGTG GGTTGTCAGAGTGGAGCCAGATCCTTAAATGCAACAACTGAACTTGTTGCTGCT ggtTTCAAGAAAGTGAGAAACGTAGGAGGTGGCTATCTGGCTTGGGTGGACCACAACTTTCCCATCATTAAAGAGCAGCAGCAATCTGCAAACTAA
- the LOC103855353 gene encoding probable ribosomal RNA small subunit methyltransferase B isoform X2 → MTLILQSIMKEIHFHATLKPGFEDVVQEIESEINCKMEQLNWLPGFYSIPPHVHIARSKAYQQGKMYGIDAASGAAVSALGISPGDHVLDLCAAPGAKLCMMLDLLGDKGTATGVDVARHRLSACRTMLQKYGLGERSRLFLADGTTFSLPPTTNLPCGSCDEETFKQWTSRRPYKERKQVAKTRNNFVLPLHAHPEIVFYGHNSGVIGLPKKELFRPLDQNDCANRGYDKVLVDAECTHDGSIKHIQKFEQWGWTTLERRVLDAERTDTNLTALQLNLLRNGFRLLKQGGILVYSTCSLTHAQNEDVVDQFLAESSSAELQEIEMAKEWPCRSGRTPKTVRFDPSTSATSGLFVAKIKKMAPEKNVL, encoded by the exons ATGACATTGATCCTTCAATCTATAATGAAGGAGATTCACTTCCACGCTAC GTTGAAACCTGGGTTCGAGGATGTTGTCCAAGAGATTGAATCTGAAATTAACTGCAAGATGGAGCAGCTGAATTGGCTGCCTGGATTTTACTCAATTCCTCCACATGTTCATATAGCGAGGTCCAAGGCGTATCAGCAAGGcaag ATGTACGGAATAGACGCAGCTTCGGGTGCTGCTGTTTCAGCTCTTGGTATCTCCCCAGGAGACCATGTCTTGGATCTTTGTGCTGCTCCTG GTGCTAAACTGTGTATGATGCTAGACCTACTGGGTGACAAGGGCACTGCAACAGGTGTCGATGTTGCAAGGCATCGCCTCTCTGCCTGCAGAACAATGCTTCAGAAATATGGTCTCGGTGAAAGGAGTCGTCTTTTCCTTGCTGATGGAACTACTTTCTCACTTCCACCCACCACAAACCTACCTT GTGGGTCATGTGATGAAGAAACATTCAAGCAGTGGACTTCTCGTAGACCTTACAAAGAAAGGAAACAAGTAGCCAAGACCAGGAATAACTTTGTTTTGCCGCTTCATGCTCACCCGGAAATTGTTTTCTACGGACACAACTCCGGAGTAATTGGGCTACCAAAGAAGGAGCTTTTTAGACCCCTTGACCAAAATGATTGCGCAAATCGTGGGTATGACAAG GTTCTTGTAGACGCAGAGTGCACACATGACGGTTCAATCAAGCATATCCAGAAATTTGAACAATGGGGTTGGACAACCTTGGAACGCCGTGTACTTGATGCTGAGAGAACCGATACAAACTTGACTGCTCTTCAG TTAAATCTACTGAGAAATGGATTCAGATTGTTGAAACAAGGTGGCATTCTTGTATACAGCACCTGCAG TTTGACGCATGCCCAAAACGAAGATGTGGTGGATCAGTTCCTTGCTGAAAGCTCCTCTGCAG AGCTGCAGGAGATTGAAATGGCCAAGGAATGGCCGTGTAGAAGTGGACGCACTCCAAAAACAGTGCGTTTCGACCCTTCCACCTCAGCAACCAGCGGCCTCTTTGTTGCCAAAATCAAGAAAATGGCACCAGAGAAGAATGTGTTATGA
- the LOC103855355 gene encoding thiosulfate sulfurtransferase 18 isoform X1 has product MFPDSSKREEVVTVDVSQAKILLQSDHQYLDVSTCTCRTEEEFRRGHCFVPKILNVPYMLNSPQGRVKNQDFLDQVSSLLNPTYDILVGCQSGARSLNATTELVAAGFKKVRNVGGGYLAWVDHNFPIIKEQQQSAN; this is encoded by the exons ATGTTTCCTGACAGCTCAAAGCGGGAAGAAGTTGTTACTGTTGATGTGAGCCAAGCCAAGATTCTCCTCCAGTCCGACCATCAATATCTTGATGTTAG TACTTGCACATGCAGGACTGAGGAAGAGTTTCGGAGAGGCCATTGTTTTGTTCCTAAGATCCTCAACGTTCCCTACATGCTCAACTCGCCTCAAG GAAGAGTGAAGAATCAAGACTTCTTGGATCAAGTGTCTTCTCTTCTCAACCCAACATATGATATCCTTGTG GGTTGTCAGAGTGGAGCCAGATCCTTAAATGCAACAACTGAACTTGTTGCTGCT ggtTTCAAGAAAGTGAGAAACGTAGGAGGTGGCTATCTGGCTTGGGTGGACCACAACTTTCCCATCATTAAAGAGCAGCAGCAATCTGCAAACTAA
- the LOC103855354 gene encoding ferredoxin--NADP reductase, leaf isozyme 1, chloroplastic, with amino-acid sequence MIKLVISLLPLLIKHGCCCYRCCSLISIIKVVVVSPHKNILRWIFLNNESTREACSYGGRVKAQVTTEVPVKVVKESKKQEEGIVVNKFKPKDPYTGRCLLNTRITGDDAPGETWHIVFTTQGEVPYREGQSIGVIPEGIDKNGKPHKLRLYSIASSAIGDFGDSKTVRAFPPLTSDLKPGDEAKITGPVGKEMLMPKDPNATIIMLATGTGIAPFRSFLWKMFFEEHEDYKFNGLAWLFLGVPTSSSLLYKEEFEKMKEKNPENFRLDFAVSREQTNDKGEKMYIQTRMAEYAQELWELLKKDNTFVYMCGLKGMEKGIDWLEYKKQLKRSEQWNVEVY; translated from the exons ATGATAAAGCT AGTTATATCCCTTCTTCCATTATTGATCAAACATGGCTGCTGCTGCTATAGGTGCTGCAGTCTCATTTCCATCATCAAAGTCGTCGTTGTCTCTCCCCACAAAAACATCCTTCGTTGGATTTTCCTCAACAACGAG AGCACACGGGAGGCGTGTAGTTATGGGGGAAGAGTGAAGGCTCAGGTGACAACAGAGGTGCCAGTGAAAGTAGTCAAGGAGTCAAAGAAACAGGAAGAAGGAATAGTTGTCAACAAATTCAAACCAAAGGACCCTTACACTGGTCGATGCCTCTTGAACACCAGGATCACTGGCGATGATGCTCCCGGTGAGACCTGGCACATTGTCTTCACCACCCAAG GTGAGGTTCCATACAGAGAAGGGCAATCGATAGGAGTGATTCCAGAAGGAATTGACAAGAACGGGAAGCCCCACAAGCTGAGGTTATACTCTATAGCCAGCAGTGCCATTGGTGACTTTGGAGACTCCAAAACCGTGAGAGCTTTTCCCCCTCTGACTA GCGACTTGAAGCCGGGTGATGAGGCAAAGATCACTGGACCAGTTGGAAAGGAAATGCTTATGCCTAAAGACCCAAATGCCACCATCATCATG CTTGCAACAGGAACTGGAATAGCTCCATTTAGATCATTTTTGTGGAAAATGTTCTTTGAGGAGCACGAGGACTACAAG TTCAATGGTTTGGCGTGGCTCTTCTTGGGTGTACCCACAAGCAGCTCACTGCTCTACAAGGAG GAGTTTgagaagatgaaggagaagaatcCGGAAAACTTCAGGCTGGACTTTGCGGTGAGCAGGGAGCAGACTAACGACAAGGGAGAGAAAATGTACATACAGACAAGAATGGCAGAGTATGCACAAGAGCTGTGGGAGTTGCTGAAGAAAGACAACACATTTGTTTACATGTGTGGCCTCAAGGGTATGGAGAAAG GGATCGATTGGTTAGAGTACAAGAAGCAATTGAAGAGGAGTGAGCAGTGGAATGTGGAAGTTTACTAA
- the LOC103855356 gene encoding uncharacterized protein LOC103855356: MASLHSLAAVSVIDTKGTAHTWSCSSTLRPFSSLRFKPSELSIFPNHRKGKGGAIKAQSKEASLPVGEGDALTSIKHLLLPVIDRNPYLSEGTRQAAATTTSLANKYGADITVVVIDEEKRESSSEHETQVSNIRWHLAQGGFEEFKLLERLGEGKKATAVIGEVADELGTELVVLSMEAIHSKFIDANLLAEFIPCPVLLLPL, from the exons ATGGCATCTCTCCACTCCCTCGCCGCCGTTTCTGTAATCGACACTAAAGGAACAGCACATACTTGGTCTTGTTCATCAACTCTCCGCCCTTTTTCATCTCTACGATTTAAACCCAGCGAGCTCTCAATATTCCCAAACCATCGCAAAGGCAAAG GGGGAGCAATAAAGGCGCAGTCGAAAGAAGCAAGTCTTCCTGTGGGAGAGGGAGATGCATTAACTAGTATCAAGCATCTTCTCCTGCCTGTGATTGATCGCAATCCTTATCTCTCTGAAGGCACCCGACAG GCTGCTGCTACAACAACTAGTTTGGCAAACAAGTATGGAGCTGATATCACTGTTGTAG TCATAGATGAAGAAAAAAGAGAGTCTTCTTCGGAGCACGAGACTCAAGTATCCAACATCCGGTGGCATCTAGCACAAGGTGGTTTCGAGGAGTTCAAGCTGTTGGAGAGGCTTGGGGAAGGGAAAAAGGCGACGGCCGTTATAGGAGAGGTGGCGGATGAGCTCGGGACGGAGCTGGTAGTGTTGAGCATGGAAGCCATCCACTCCAAGTTCATCGACGCCAATTTGCTCGCTGAGTTCATCCCCTGCCCCGTCCTCCTCTTGCccttatga